In a genomic window of Phyllostomus discolor isolate MPI-MPIP mPhyDis1 chromosome 5, mPhyDis1.pri.v3, whole genome shotgun sequence:
- the LDLRAD1 gene encoding low-density lipoprotein receptor class A domain-containing protein 1 isoform X1, with translation MHPPPGCPGDQAGNPSYILHTSAAPRAESWELGTGDMNKIFPQVEANGKAAARTNVLPGEEAGCGPFCCSRRGTCLSASLLLLLATLAALIALIAIFGSPPRTSAAQACVTVTNRTGFLCRDRRSCISASGVCDGVRTCPHGEDEDEDLCRDVPKSLPQFLVAHCGDPASWIYSDQRCDGTNNCGDCSDELIPVTVCPPCGPGWWRCTSTVFKYCGCIPRSLCRDRVQHCSDWSDEYSCPGP, from the exons ATGCACCCCCCTCCAGGCTGCCCTGGTGACCAGGCAGGGAACCCGAGCTACATTCTACACACCAGTGCAGCGCCCAGAGCTGAGAGCTGGGAGCTGGGCACCGGAGACATGAACAAGATCTTCCCCCAG GTGGAGGCCAACGGCAAAGCTGCTGCTCGAACCAATGTCCTCCCTGGGGAAGAAG CAGGCTGTGGCCCTTTCTGCTGCTCTCGCCGAGGCACCTGCCTCTCggcctccctgctgctcctgTTGGCAACTCTTGCGGCCCTGATTGCCTTGATCGCCATTTTTGGATCCCCACCACGTACATCAG CGGCCCAGGCCTGTGTGACGGTGACAAACAGGACAGGCTTCCTGTGCCGTGACCGGAGGAGCTGCATCTCGGCCAGCGGGGTCTGTGATGGTGTCCGCACCTGTCCCCACGGCGAGGACGAGGACGAGGACTTGTGCC GAGATGTGCCCAAGAGTCTCCCCCAATTCCTTGTGGCCCACTGTGGAGACCCAGCATCCTGGATCTACTCAGACCAAAGGTGTGATGGAACCAACAACTGTGGGGACTGCTCGGATGAACTGATCCCAG TGACTGTGTGCCCACCCTGCGGCCCTGGGTGGTGGCGCTGCACCTCAACTGTCTTCAAGTACTGTGGCTGTATCCCGAGAAGCCTCTGCCGGGACCGTGTGCAGCACTGCTCTGACTGGTCCGACGAGTACTCCTGTCCTGGCCCCTAG
- the LDLRAD1 gene encoding low-density lipoprotein receptor class A domain-containing protein 1 isoform X2 — MHPPPGCPGDQAGNPSYILHTSAAPRAESWELGTGDMNKIFPQVEANGKAAARTNVLPGEEGCGPFCCSRRGTCLSASLLLLLATLAALIALIAIFGSPPRTSAAQACVTVTNRTGFLCRDRRSCISASGVCDGVRTCPHGEDEDEDLCRDVPKSLPQFLVAHCGDPASWIYSDQRCDGTNNCGDCSDELIPVTVCPPCGPGWWRCTSTVFKYCGCIPRSLCRDRVQHCSDWSDEYSCPGP, encoded by the exons ATGCACCCCCCTCCAGGCTGCCCTGGTGACCAGGCAGGGAACCCGAGCTACATTCTACACACCAGTGCAGCGCCCAGAGCTGAGAGCTGGGAGCTGGGCACCGGAGACATGAACAAGATCTTCCCCCAG GTGGAGGCCAACGGCAAAGCTGCTGCTCGAACCAATGTCCTCCCTGGGGAAGAAG GCTGTGGCCCTTTCTGCTGCTCTCGCCGAGGCACCTGCCTCTCggcctccctgctgctcctgTTGGCAACTCTTGCGGCCCTGATTGCCTTGATCGCCATTTTTGGATCCCCACCACGTACATCAG CGGCCCAGGCCTGTGTGACGGTGACAAACAGGACAGGCTTCCTGTGCCGTGACCGGAGGAGCTGCATCTCGGCCAGCGGGGTCTGTGATGGTGTCCGCACCTGTCCCCACGGCGAGGACGAGGACGAGGACTTGTGCC GAGATGTGCCCAAGAGTCTCCCCCAATTCCTTGTGGCCCACTGTGGAGACCCAGCATCCTGGATCTACTCAGACCAAAGGTGTGATGGAACCAACAACTGTGGGGACTGCTCGGATGAACTGATCCCAG TGACTGTGTGCCCACCCTGCGGCCCTGGGTGGTGGCGCTGCACCTCAACTGTCTTCAAGTACTGTGGCTGTATCCCGAGAAGCCTCTGCCGGGACCGTGTGCAGCACTGCTCTGACTGGTCCGACGAGTACTCCTGTCCTGGCCCCTAG
- the LDLRAD1 gene encoding low-density lipoprotein receptor class A domain-containing protein 1 isoform X3 yields MHPPPGCPGDQAGNPSYILHTSAAPRAESWELGTGDMNKIFPQVEANGKAAARTNVLPGEEAAQACVTVTNRTGFLCRDRRSCISASGVCDGVRTCPHGEDEDEDLCRDVPKSLPQFLVAHCGDPASWIYSDQRCDGTNNCGDCSDELIPVTVCPPCGPGWWRCTSTVFKYCGCIPRSLCRDRVQHCSDWSDEYSCPGP; encoded by the exons ATGCACCCCCCTCCAGGCTGCCCTGGTGACCAGGCAGGGAACCCGAGCTACATTCTACACACCAGTGCAGCGCCCAGAGCTGAGAGCTGGGAGCTGGGCACCGGAGACATGAACAAGATCTTCCCCCAG GTGGAGGCCAACGGCAAAGCTGCTGCTCGAACCAATGTCCTCCCTGGGGAAGAAG CGGCCCAGGCCTGTGTGACGGTGACAAACAGGACAGGCTTCCTGTGCCGTGACCGGAGGAGCTGCATCTCGGCCAGCGGGGTCTGTGATGGTGTCCGCACCTGTCCCCACGGCGAGGACGAGGACGAGGACTTGTGCC GAGATGTGCCCAAGAGTCTCCCCCAATTCCTTGTGGCCCACTGTGGAGACCCAGCATCCTGGATCTACTCAGACCAAAGGTGTGATGGAACCAACAACTGTGGGGACTGCTCGGATGAACTGATCCCAG TGACTGTGTGCCCACCCTGCGGCCCTGGGTGGTGGCGCTGCACCTCAACTGTCTTCAAGTACTGTGGCTGTATCCCGAGAAGCCTCTGCCGGGACCGTGTGCAGCACTGCTCTGACTGGTCCGACGAGTACTCCTGTCCTGGCCCCTAG
- the LDLRAD1 gene encoding low-density lipoprotein receptor class A domain-containing protein 1 isoform X4, which produces MHPPPGCPGDQAGNPSYILHTSAAPRAESWELGTGDMNKIFPQVEANGKAAARTNVLPGEEAGCGPFCCSRRGTCLSASLLLLLATLAALIALIAIFGSPPRTSGDVPKSLPQFLVAHCGDPASWIYSDQRCDGTNNCGDCSDELIPVTVCPPCGPGWWRCTSTVFKYCGCIPRSLCRDRVQHCSDWSDEYSCPGP; this is translated from the exons ATGCACCCCCCTCCAGGCTGCCCTGGTGACCAGGCAGGGAACCCGAGCTACATTCTACACACCAGTGCAGCGCCCAGAGCTGAGAGCTGGGAGCTGGGCACCGGAGACATGAACAAGATCTTCCCCCAG GTGGAGGCCAACGGCAAAGCTGCTGCTCGAACCAATGTCCTCCCTGGGGAAGAAG CAGGCTGTGGCCCTTTCTGCTGCTCTCGCCGAGGCACCTGCCTCTCggcctccctgctgctcctgTTGGCAACTCTTGCGGCCCTGATTGCCTTGATCGCCATTTTTGGATCCCCACCACGTACATCAG GAGATGTGCCCAAGAGTCTCCCCCAATTCCTTGTGGCCCACTGTGGAGACCCAGCATCCTGGATCTACTCAGACCAAAGGTGTGATGGAACCAACAACTGTGGGGACTGCTCGGATGAACTGATCCCAG TGACTGTGTGCCCACCCTGCGGCCCTGGGTGGTGGCGCTGCACCTCAACTGTCTTCAAGTACTGTGGCTGTATCCCGAGAAGCCTCTGCCGGGACCGTGTGCAGCACTGCTCTGACTGGTCCGACGAGTACTCCTGTCCTGGCCCCTAG